One genomic window of Hyla sarda isolate aHylSar1 unplaced genomic scaffold, aHylSar1.hap1 scaffold_899, whole genome shotgun sequence includes the following:
- the LOC130348982 gene encoding zinc finger BED domain-containing protein 4-like, translating into MVAEWLGEQANTQVKMGFVVTDGAANMLKALRDGKFVGVRCSAHVLHLVVKAGIDDTTESNTKLSEVLDSCRKIAGHFHRSVKDSHIFRQEQIKAGLPQHRLKQDVSTRWNSTLDMLERILEQQKAIHAMSHEQVIGVTRPLSREEWKIIAQVVTVLSPFRAATENLNQENASLAQVIPLFTHLVNKMDAILNHRENLPGGYIVPDVATLVRRLHGQLNRRIPELTDACPELMLATMCDPQIKGKMALQANSLTSWREKLINRVCDRQRHLVVPSERDDEDDDDDEEEEDEPAMSSSSPITNTAGHSSRAADFWAETLQTLVGHNRQPSRIPRDKVAETVKSYLSEPHLAPTADSLKYWDERRAIWPALSMVAQELLSCPPTSVQSERVFSVTGNILCPQRSQLAPQLMEQMTFLKVNMPKLGYPALSFDTN; encoded by the coding sequence ATGGTGGCAGAGTGGCTTGGGGAGCAGGCAAATACACAGGTAAAGATGGGGTTTGTGGTCACTGATGGGGCAGCCAATATGTTAAAAGCACTGCGGGATGGCAAATTTGTTGGTGTCCGATGCTCCGCCCATGTCCTCCATCTTGTAGTAAAGGCTGGTATAGATGACACCACTGAGAGCAATACAAAGCTCTCTGAAGTGTTAGACTCCTGTAGGAAAATTGCAGGCCATTTTCATAGAAGTGTGAAGGACAGTCACATTTTCAGGCAGGAGCAGATTAAGGCAGGTCTTCCTCAACACCGCCTGAAGCAGGATGTAAGCACCAGGTGGAATTCTACATTGGACATGCTTGAAAGAATTCTGGAGCAACAAAAAGCAATACATGCAATGTCACATGAGCAGGTCATCGGTGTGACCAGACCACTTAGCAGGGAGGAGTGGAAAATAATAGCTCAGGTGGTGACTGTACTAAGCCCCTTTCGTGCAGCCACAGAAAACCTAAATCAAGAAAATGCAAGCTTGGCTCAAGTCATCCCCCTCTTTACCCATCTTGTTAACAAAATGGATGCCATCCTCAACCATAGAGAAAACTTGCCTGGAGGATACATAGTACCTGATGTTGCCACACTTGTCAGAAGACTGCATGGACAATTAAACCGGAGGATCCCAGAGCTCACTGATGCTTGCCCTGAATTGATGCTTGCCACCATGTGTGACCCCCAAATTAAGGGCAAAATGGCACTCCAAGCCAATTCCCTAACAAGCTGGAGAGAGAAATTAATCAACAGGGTGTGTGACAGGCAAAGACACTTGGTTGTGCCGTCAGAGAGGgacgatgaggatgatgatgatgatgaagaagaggaggatgagcctgctatgtcatcatcatcacccatcaCAAACACTGCTGGACACTCATCAAGAGCTGCTGACTTTTGGGCAGAAACTTTGCAAACCTTGGTCGGACACAACAGACAACCCTCAAGGATACCCAGAGATAAGGTTGCAGAGACTGTAAAAAGTTATTTGTCTGAACCCCATCTGGCACCTACAGCGGATAGTCTCAAGTACTGGGATGAAAGGAGGGCAATTTGGCCTGCTCTCTCCATGGTGGCCCAGGAGCTCCTATCCTGCCCCCCAACCTCTGTGCAAAGTGAACGGGTATTTTCAGTCACTGGCAATATTCTCTGCCCACAGCGTTCACAGCTGGCCCCTCAGCTCATGGAGCAGATGACTTTTCTTAAAGTAAACATGCCCAAGCTGGGATACCCTGCCCTAAGCTTTGACACCAATTAG